One part of the Sciurus carolinensis chromosome 6, mSciCar1.2, whole genome shotgun sequence genome encodes these proteins:
- the Hnrnpab gene encoding heterogeneous nuclear ribonucleoprotein A/B isoform X1, protein MSEAGEEQPMETTGATENGHEAAPESESPAGAGTGAASGSGGGTTAPPSGNQNGAEGDQINASKNEEDAGKMFVGGLSWDTSKKDLKDYFTKFGEVVDCTIKMDPNTGRSRGFGFILFKDAASVEKVLDQKEHRLDGRVIDPKKAMAMKKDPVKKIFVGGLNPEATEEKIREYFREFGEIEAIELPMDPKLNKRRGFVFITFKEEDPVKKVLEKKFHTISGSKCEIKVAQPKEVYQQQQYGSGGRGNRNRGNRGSGGGGGGGGQSQSWNQGYGNYWNQGYGYQQGYGPGYGGYDYSPYGYYGYGPGYDYSQGSTNYGKSQRRGGHQNNYKPY, encoded by the exons ATGTCGGAAGCGGGTGAGGAGCAGCCCATGGAGACCACGGGCGCTACCGAGAACGGACACGAGGCCGCCCCAGAAAGCGAGTCGCCGGCCGGGGCTGGCACAGGAGCAGCGTCGGGGTCTGGAGGCGGGACCACGGCGCCCCCGAGCGGGAATCAGAACGGCGCCGAGGGCGACCAGATCAACGCCAGCAAGAACGAGGAAGACGCGGG AAAAATGTTCGTTGGTGGTCTGAGCTGGGATACCAGcaaaaaagatttaaaggacTATTTTACTAAATTTGGAGAGGTCGTGGATTGTACAATAAAAATGGATCCCAACACTGGACGGTCAAGAGGGTTTGGGTTTATCCTCTTCAAAGATGCTGCCAGTGTGGAGAAG GTCCTAGACCAGAAGGAACACAGGCTGGATGGCAGGGTCATTGACCCTAAAAAAGCCATGGCTATGAAGAAGGACCCCGTCAAGAAAATCTTTGTAGGGGGTCTGAATCCTGAAGCTACAGAGGAAAAGATCAGGGAGTACTTTAGAGAGTTTGGGGAG ATTGAGGCCATTGAGCTTCCAATGGATCCCAAGTTGAATAAAAGAcggggttttgtttttattacttttaaagaaGAAGATCCTGtgaagaaagttctggaaaaaaaattccatactATCAGTGGAAGCAAG TGTGAAATCAAGGTGGCCCAGCCCAAAGAAGTCTATCAGCAGCAGCAGTATGGCTCTGGGGGCCGTGGAAACCGCAACCGAGGGAACCgaggcagtggtggtggtggtggaggtggag GTCAGAGTCAGAGTTGGAATCAGGGCTACGGCAACTACTGGAACCAGGGCTACGGCTACCAGCAGGGCTACGGGCCCGGCTATGGCGGCTACGACTACTCGCCCTATGGCTATTACGGCTACGGCCCCGGCTACGACTACA GTCAGGGTAGTACAAATTACGGGAAGAGCCAGCGACGCGGTGGTCATCAGAATAACTACAAGCCATACTGA
- the Hnrnpab gene encoding heterogeneous nuclear ribonucleoprotein A/B isoform X2: MSEAGEEQPMETTGATENGHEAAPESESPAGAGTGAASGSGGGTTAPPSGNQNGAEGDQINASKNEEDAGKMFVGGLSWDTSKKDLKDYFTKFGEVVDCTIKMDPNTGRSRGFGFILFKDAASVEKVLDQKEHRLDGRVIDPKKAMAMKKDPVKKIFVGGLNPEATEEKIREYFREFGEIEAIELPMDPKLNKRRGFVFITFKEEDPVKKVLEKKFHTISGSKCEIKVAQPKEVYQQQQYGSGGRGNRNRGNRGSGGGGGGGGQGSTNYGKSQRRGGHQNNYKPY; this comes from the exons ATGTCGGAAGCGGGTGAGGAGCAGCCCATGGAGACCACGGGCGCTACCGAGAACGGACACGAGGCCGCCCCAGAAAGCGAGTCGCCGGCCGGGGCTGGCACAGGAGCAGCGTCGGGGTCTGGAGGCGGGACCACGGCGCCCCCGAGCGGGAATCAGAACGGCGCCGAGGGCGACCAGATCAACGCCAGCAAGAACGAGGAAGACGCGGG AAAAATGTTCGTTGGTGGTCTGAGCTGGGATACCAGcaaaaaagatttaaaggacTATTTTACTAAATTTGGAGAGGTCGTGGATTGTACAATAAAAATGGATCCCAACACTGGACGGTCAAGAGGGTTTGGGTTTATCCTCTTCAAAGATGCTGCCAGTGTGGAGAAG GTCCTAGACCAGAAGGAACACAGGCTGGATGGCAGGGTCATTGACCCTAAAAAAGCCATGGCTATGAAGAAGGACCCCGTCAAGAAAATCTTTGTAGGGGGTCTGAATCCTGAAGCTACAGAGGAAAAGATCAGGGAGTACTTTAGAGAGTTTGGGGAG ATTGAGGCCATTGAGCTTCCAATGGATCCCAAGTTGAATAAAAGAcggggttttgtttttattacttttaaagaaGAAGATCCTGtgaagaaagttctggaaaaaaaattccatactATCAGTGGAAGCAAG TGTGAAATCAAGGTGGCCCAGCCCAAAGAAGTCTATCAGCAGCAGCAGTATGGCTCTGGGGGCCGTGGAAACCGCAACCGAGGGAACCgaggcagtggtggtggtggtggaggtggag GTCAGGGTAGTACAAATTACGGGAAGAGCCAGCGACGCGGTGGTCATCAGAATAACTACAAGCCATACTGA